The Gemmatimonadaceae bacterium genome contains a region encoding:
- a CDS encoding pyridoxal-dependent decarboxylase produces the protein MTRSPLDLDQETMRRLGHRVADIVAEHLGTIRGERVMASLPRSELGKVLQRSAPAEGIEFEDLIATLQRSVFPYHAREPHPGFLAYIPSCPTFPAVLGDWIASGYNFFAGVWPVAAGPNELEIVVLDWFREWMGMPAGSGGILTTGGSAANLTAVVAARHRAVESGADISNLTVYTSAQAHSSVTRAGWIAGIPRANFRTVAMDNQYRMLTDDLERAVAADRASGCSPFMVVASAGTTNTGAVDPLHEIADFCLAEKLWLHVDAAYAGFAVLTPEGKRMLGGLERADSLTIDPHKWLFVPFECGCLLVRDPTTLESAFRIYPEYLKDVQPAEQEVNFADRGEQLTRYSRALKVWLSVSYFGTAAIAQAIEDAMDRARLLDELVRASADFEILSPAQFGIVCFRARPAGCDPGELDALNERINARVVAEGRFIISPTRLRGGYSLRMCTLGFRTTTDDIRALFVSVENALSTEKEATTKHTKGTKQTTG, from the coding sequence GTGACCCGCTCTCCGCTCGACCTCGACCAGGAAACGATGCGGCGGCTCGGCCATCGGGTCGCGGACATCGTCGCCGAGCATCTGGGCACGATTCGCGGGGAGCGCGTCATGGCTTCGCTCCCGCGGTCGGAGCTCGGGAAGGTGCTTCAGCGCAGTGCGCCCGCCGAGGGCATCGAGTTCGAGGACCTTATTGCGACGCTCCAACGCAGCGTGTTCCCGTATCACGCGCGCGAGCCGCATCCCGGATTTCTCGCATACATCCCCAGCTGTCCCACATTTCCGGCGGTGCTCGGCGACTGGATCGCGAGCGGCTACAATTTTTTTGCCGGTGTGTGGCCGGTGGCCGCGGGTCCGAACGAGCTCGAGATCGTCGTGCTCGACTGGTTCAGGGAATGGATGGGCATGCCGGCCGGCAGCGGAGGCATTCTCACGACCGGTGGGTCCGCGGCTAATCTCACGGCTGTTGTCGCAGCACGTCATCGCGCCGTCGAGAGCGGCGCCGACATCTCCAACCTGACGGTCTACACGTCGGCGCAGGCGCATTCATCCGTGACGCGCGCAGGTTGGATCGCGGGAATTCCTCGCGCGAACTTCAGAACCGTTGCCATGGACAACCAGTACCGGATGCTCACCGACGATCTCGAGCGCGCCGTCGCCGCAGATCGTGCATCGGGATGCTCTCCGTTCATGGTAGTCGCGAGCGCGGGCACTACCAACACCGGCGCGGTCGATCCCCTGCACGAGATCGCGGACTTTTGTCTCGCCGAGAAGCTGTGGTTGCACGTCGACGCGGCCTACGCCGGATTTGCGGTGCTCACGCCGGAGGGTAAGCGCATGCTCGGGGGGCTCGAGCGCGCCGACAGTCTCACGATCGATCCACACAAGTGGCTCTTCGTGCCATTCGAGTGTGGCTGCCTTCTCGTGCGCGACCCCACGACGCTCGAGTCGGCGTTCCGGATATACCCGGAGTATCTGAAGGACGTGCAGCCTGCCGAGCAGGAGGTGAACTTCGCGGATCGGGGGGAGCAGCTCACGCGCTATTCACGAGCGCTGAAGGTGTGGCTGTCGGTAAGCTACTTCGGGACTGCCGCAATCGCGCAGGCAATCGAAGATGCTATGGATCGAGCGCGTCTTCTCGACGAGCTCGTCCGCGCATCAGCTGATTTCGAGATTCTTTCGCCGGCGCAGTTCGGAATAGTGTGCTTCCGTGCGAGACCGGCTGGCTGCGACCCTGGCGAGCTTGACGCACTGAACGAGAGAATAAACGCGCGCGTCGTTGCGGAGGGACGATTCATAATCTCTCCAACTCGTCTGCGGGGCGGCTACTCTCTTCGGATGTGCACACTCGGGTTTCGTACGACAACGGACGACATCCGCGCTCTCTTCGTCTCTGTCGAGAACGCTCTCTCCACTGAAAAGGAAGCGACCACGAAGCACACGAAGGGCACGAAGCAGACTACCGGCTAA
- a CDS encoding MBL fold metallo-hydrolase — protein MIVRVLGSGSKGNSVVIEAGKTRILIDAGFSPRGMEKRLEFMDVPPSSIEAVIVTHEHGDHVKGVASGAKRWGWRILATAGTRTGCASLARASVETVSARGRFTIGDIDIATIATSHDANEPLAVVATSRETGARAGIVYDLGVCTEAVMRAVHDVEILMIEANHDVEMLRRGPYPPVLQNRIRSRYGHLSNDDAAAVARKCEHRGLTHLVLAHLSQKNNRPQIALETVRAALDGTAFSGLITAASQGRPSGPFEVAGARAARQLELAI, from the coding sequence GTGATAGTTCGAGTTCTTGGAAGTGGAAGCAAGGGGAACTCCGTAGTAATCGAAGCCGGCAAGACGCGCATCCTGATCGACGCCGGTTTCTCCCCACGCGGGATGGAAAAGCGTCTGGAATTCATGGACGTGCCGCCGTCGTCGATCGAAGCCGTGATAGTCACTCACGAGCATGGCGATCACGTGAAGGGAGTGGCCTCGGGGGCGAAACGCTGGGGATGGCGGATTCTCGCGACTGCGGGCACCCGCACCGGATGCGCATCTCTCGCCCGCGCATCAGTGGAAACCGTTTCGGCCAGAGGAAGGTTCACGATCGGAGATATCGATATCGCGACAATCGCTACCTCGCACGACGCGAACGAGCCGCTGGCCGTTGTTGCAACGTCACGCGAGACTGGTGCGCGCGCCGGAATCGTCTACGACCTGGGAGTCTGTACCGAAGCAGTGATGCGCGCCGTGCACGATGTCGAGATCCTGATGATCGAAGCGAACCACGACGTCGAGATGCTTCGTCGCGGTCCGTATCCGCCGGTATTGCAGAACCGCATCAGAAGCCGCTACGGACACCTTAGCAACGATGATGCAGCAGCCGTCGCGCGAAAATGCGAGCATAGGGGCCTGACTCATCTGGTGCTAGCTCACCTGAGCCAGAAGAACAACCGGCCGCAAATTGCGCTCGAAACCGTACGCGCCGCCCTCGACGGGACTGCTTTTTCGGGGCTGATCACTGCGGCGTCGCAGGGACGGCCGAGCGGGCCGTTTGAAGTCGCCGGCGCTCGCGCCGCCCGGCAGCTGGAGCTCGCGATCTAA
- a CDS encoding putative sugar nucleotidyl transferase, which yields MSALYLYDDARARTFEPFALTRPVSELMAGAMIIRERWELATGLRAAGFIGAGHLAHFDEANAPRAVPADAEIPAGSVVANSRFVTALGTDLADPTSGPDIAGAYHSADQICAVRLREAVRVSDLADGALDLGSLAPESRDPRKRITGRWLEYVWDPIDQLSPQLTADIRDLALKLTLSTAGNATVVGTNGVYCEAGAHIESFVVLDASAGPILICRGATISSFTRIVGPCYIGENTIVVGDAIRSCSIGETCKVRGEISNSIMLGHSNKGHTGFVGHSYLGRWVNLGAVTTTSNLKNTYGNVQMWTPEGMRDTGCQFLGTLFGDHVKTGIGTMLTTGAVLGAGANVYGGHVGSKFVPPFAWGDGEPYGTFDLDKFIEVAERMMARRHVELSESGKQHLADAFYKSRGSTE from the coding sequence GTGAGCGCGCTCTATCTCTACGATGACGCTCGCGCGCGGACCTTCGAGCCGTTCGCCCTCACCCGACCTGTGTCGGAGCTGATGGCCGGGGCGATGATCATCCGGGAGCGCTGGGAGCTCGCTACGGGACTGAGGGCTGCCGGATTCATCGGTGCAGGTCATCTCGCTCATTTCGACGAGGCGAATGCACCGCGGGCGGTTCCGGCAGACGCAGAGATTCCCGCCGGATCGGTGGTCGCGAATTCGAGATTCGTAACGGCCCTCGGGACTGATCTGGCCGACCCGACCTCCGGGCCGGATATCGCGGGTGCCTACCACTCAGCCGACCAGATCTGCGCAGTCAGACTTCGTGAGGCAGTCCGTGTGTCTGACCTGGCGGACGGAGCACTGGATCTGGGATCGCTGGCTCCCGAATCCCGCGACCCAAGGAAAAGGATTACGGGCCGCTGGCTGGAATATGTATGGGACCCCATAGATCAGCTCTCGCCTCAGCTCACCGCCGATATCCGGGACCTCGCCTTGAAGCTCACCCTTTCGACCGCCGGGAACGCAACTGTAGTAGGAACCAACGGGGTGTACTGCGAGGCGGGCGCCCACATCGAGTCTTTCGTTGTGCTCGACGCTTCTGCCGGGCCGATTCTCATATGCAGGGGCGCGACGATTTCATCCTTCACGCGGATTGTGGGCCCGTGCTACATCGGTGAAAACACAATAGTCGTTGGCGATGCGATCAGATCGTGCTCGATTGGCGAGACCTGCAAGGTCAGAGGCGAGATAAGCAACTCGATCATGCTGGGGCACTCGAACAAGGGACATACGGGATTTGTGGGGCACTCCTACCTCGGCCGCTGGGTGAACCTCGGGGCGGTCACGACGACGAGCAACCTCAAGAACACCTATGGTAACGTTCAGATGTGGACTCCAGAGGGCATGCGCGATACCGGCTGCCAGTTTCTGGGGACGTTGTTCGGCGATCATGTGAAGACGGGCATCGGAACGATGCTGACGACAGGAGCGGTTCTGGGTGCCGGCGCAAACGTCTACGGCGGCCACGTTGGATCGAAGTTCGTGCCTCCCTTCGCCTGGGGAGACGGCGAGCCTTACGGGACGTTCGACCTCGACAAATTCATCGAGGTCGCCGAGCGGATGATGGCGCGCCGTCACGTCGAGCTGAGCGAGAGCGGCAAGCAGCATCTCGCCGACGCATTCTACAAGAGCAGAGGAAGCACAGAGTGA
- a CDS encoding mannose-1-phosphate guanylyltransferase, whose amino-acid sequence MSRWGVILAGGIGSRFWPLSTQARPKQLLPLVDSDPLLVNTLRRLSPIIPAEQTLVLTTRPLREAIAAAAPDLPVKNIIAEPRPVGTAGALAWAAVQIARRDGENAVMICVHSDWAIGDDNAFRESLLAAERVAIEEGALVTVGVVPTRADPGFGYIQTGAATETGALAVSRFVEKPTRERAERMLHQGYLWNSGIFVWRVADFLAEVRALTPEVSGALADAGGAGDVGGHDAGDRFFRAVTPVSVDVGVLERSSKVRVLPGDFGWDDVGTWGSLRRVKAEDETGNVSSGSVYAVEAVGNVVHAEEGTVVLYGVNDLVVVTKAGVTLVTTTDRSADLKALVDSLPEDLRDPA is encoded by the coding sequence TTGAGCCGCTGGGGAGTCATTCTCGCCGGCGGCATCGGCTCCCGCTTCTGGCCGCTCAGCACTCAGGCACGCCCAAAACAACTCCTGCCTCTCGTTGACTCAGACCCGCTGCTGGTGAACACTCTCCGGCGTCTGTCTCCGATTATTCCCGCCGAGCAGACACTCGTTCTGACGACGCGACCTCTGCGCGAGGCAATAGCGGCTGCGGCGCCTGACCTGCCCGTGAAAAACATCATTGCAGAGCCGCGTCCGGTGGGAACCGCGGGAGCGCTCGCGTGGGCAGCCGTTCAGATCGCGCGCAGAGATGGTGAAAACGCCGTGATGATCTGCGTCCATTCCGACTGGGCGATAGGAGACGACAACGCATTCCGCGAGTCGCTGCTTGCCGCGGAGAGAGTGGCGATCGAGGAAGGCGCGCTCGTGACCGTTGGCGTGGTTCCAACTCGCGCCGATCCCGGCTTCGGCTACATCCAGACGGGAGCGGCAACGGAGACTGGAGCGCTTGCGGTGAGTCGCTTCGTTGAAAAGCCTACGCGGGAGCGCGCCGAGCGGATGCTCCATCAGGGATACCTCTGGAACTCGGGAATCTTTGTCTGGAGAGTCGCGGACTTTCTCGCCGAGGTTCGAGCGCTCACGCCCGAGGTGTCCGGAGCGCTTGCCGACGCCGGCGGCGCCGGCGACGTCGGCGGCCACGATGCGGGCGACCGGTTTTTCAGGGCGGTGACGCCAGTCTCTGTCGATGTCGGCGTGCTGGAGCGAAGCAGCAAGGTCAGAGTCCTGCCGGGAGATTTTGGGTGGGATGACGTTGGGACGTGGGGATCGCTGCGACGTGTGAAGGCGGAAGACGAGACGGGCAACGTGTCTTCCGGGAGCGTGTATGCGGTCGAGGCCGTCGGGAATGTCGTCCACGCCGAGGAGGGCACCGTCGTCCTCTATGGTGTGAATGACCTGGTGGTGGTCACTAAGGCGGGTGTGACACTGGTGACAACGACCGATCGGTCCGCGGATTTGAAGGCACTGGTGGACTCTCTTCCGGAAGACCTGAGGGATCCTGCGTGA
- a CDS encoding response regulator transcription factor, protein MTSQQPPEERHILVADDEAHIGRIIKIKLEQGPFRVSLAYDGQEAIEILEREKGADLVVLDLMMPRLSGLDVLDHMRGRPEWSAIPIIILTAAGEARYEQDAREGGATEFLTKPFSPKKLYTLIARLTGVAPDDGAELPEGSD, encoded by the coding sequence ATGACGAGCCAGCAGCCACCCGAAGAGCGCCACATCCTTGTCGCCGACGACGAAGCGCACATTGGCCGAATCATCAAGATCAAGCTCGAGCAAGGGCCATTTCGCGTCTCGCTCGCCTACGACGGCCAGGAAGCAATAGAGATCCTCGAGCGCGAGAAGGGGGCCGACCTCGTTGTCCTCGATCTGATGATGCCGCGTCTCTCGGGGCTGGACGTTCTGGATCATATGCGGGGCCGGCCGGAGTGGAGTGCCATTCCGATCATCATTCTCACCGCCGCCGGCGAGGCCAGATACGAGCAGGATGCTCGCGAAGGCGGCGCAACCGAATTTCTCACGAAGCCCTTCAGCCCGAAAAAGCTGTACACGCTCATAGCGCGCCTTACCGGCGTTGCTCCGGACGACGGAGCGGAACTTCCCGAGGGAAGCGATTGA
- a CDS encoding roadblock/LC7 domain-containing protein, which yields MPSIRDLTVAIRQRPGIEAVVVLGRDGLLIDAQSKIPVNAEDLAARIPGLVASADEIGHTTQRGEMRLALVEHEFGYAIVSSVGDDALLCVLTDQSADLGMLLYDVRRHRQAIASIL from the coding sequence ATGCCGAGCATTCGCGACCTTACAGTCGCCATCCGACAGCGGCCCGGCATCGAAGCAGTGGTTGTGCTCGGCCGCGATGGGCTGCTGATCGACGCCCAATCAAAGATTCCAGTGAACGCAGAGGATTTGGCAGCACGAATCCCCGGACTGGTTGCTTCTGCGGACGAAATCGGACACACCACCCAGCGCGGCGAGATGCGCCTCGCTCTCGTCGAGCACGAGTTCGGGTATGCCATCGTTTCCTCGGTCGGCGACGACGCCCTGCTCTGTGTCCTCACCGATCAGTCCGCCGACCTCGGTATGCTGCTGTATGATGTCAGACGGCATCGGCAGGCGATTGCGTCAATCCTTTAG
- the serS gene encoding serine--tRNA ligase: MHDLRMFREQVDTLREGMRRRGKLDSLAPVIDRAQAIDADRRGMIQAAEERKAARNRISQEVARRKKAGESADELLGQSRNLGEEIARLEDELASLESDLTVALMEIPNLTLAEVPEGGEEFNAVVASWGKPREKGSVSPHWEVGAKLGLIDFDRGAKVAGSGFILYRGLGARLVRGLMNMELDLHVRDHGYEELWVPVVVNRTSMTATGQLPKFEDDMYALRDDELFLIPTAEVPVTNIYRDEILNAAELPKSFATCSRCFRREAGAAGKDTRGLLRVHEFDKVELVRYATPESSLDELELLTAHAEKVLQLLELPYRRVLLAAGDTGFSSAKTFDLEVFAPGVGAWLEVSSCSSFTEYQARRGNIRYRPAEGGKPRFVHTLNGSALAFPRVIASILEHHQNPDGSVTLPDALKPYVGSDRLS, from the coding sequence ATGCATGACCTGCGCATGTTTCGGGAGCAGGTGGACACGCTTCGCGAAGGCATGCGCCGCCGGGGGAAGCTGGATTCGCTCGCGCCCGTCATAGACCGGGCGCAGGCAATCGACGCCGACAGGCGTGGGATGATCCAGGCTGCTGAAGAGCGCAAAGCCGCCCGCAACAGGATCAGTCAGGAGGTGGCCCGCCGAAAGAAAGCCGGCGAGAGCGCGGACGAGCTGCTCGGACAGTCGAGAAATCTTGGCGAAGAGATCGCCCGCCTCGAGGATGAGCTCGCTTCGCTCGAGTCGGATCTGACAGTCGCCCTCATGGAAATACCCAACCTCACACTGGCGGAGGTGCCCGAGGGAGGCGAGGAATTCAACGCTGTCGTTGCTTCGTGGGGCAAGCCAAGAGAAAAGGGAAGTGTCTCGCCGCATTGGGAGGTTGGCGCAAAGCTCGGCCTGATCGATTTCGACCGCGGCGCCAAAGTCGCGGGCTCGGGATTCATCCTGTACCGCGGGCTCGGTGCCCGTCTCGTACGCGGGCTCATGAACATGGAGCTCGATCTTCACGTGCGCGACCACGGTTACGAAGAGCTGTGGGTTCCGGTCGTCGTCAATCGCACGTCGATGACCGCGACCGGCCAGCTTCCGAAATTCGAGGACGACATGTACGCGCTGCGGGACGACGAGCTCTTCCTGATCCCGACAGCGGAAGTGCCGGTGACGAACATTTATCGTGATGAGATTCTCAACGCCGCCGAACTTCCCAAGAGCTTCGCAACGTGCTCGCGATGTTTTCGCCGGGAAGCGGGCGCTGCCGGAAAGGATACGCGTGGACTTCTGCGCGTTCACGAATTCGACAAGGTCGAGCTCGTGCGATACGCGACGCCCGAGTCCTCGCTGGACGAGCTGGAGCTTCTCACGGCGCACGCCGAAAAAGTGCTTCAGCTTCTCGAGCTGCCCTACCGCCGAGTGCTTCTCGCGGCGGGGGATACGGGCTTCAGCAGCGCCAAGACATTCGATCTCGAGGTGTTCGCGCCAGGGGTCGGCGCGTGGCTCGAGGTCTCGTCCTGCAGCTCTTTCACGGAGTATCAGGCTCGCCGCGGAAATATCCGATATCGACCGGCGGAAGGTGGGAAGCCGCGCTTCGTGCATACGTTGAACGGCTCAGCCCTCGCGTTCCCGCGAGTGATCGCTTCGATTCTCGAGCACCACCAGAATCCGGATGGCAGCGTCACACTCCCCGACGCGCTGAAGCCTTACGTCGGGTCCGACCGGCTGAGCTGA
- a CDS encoding HAMP domain-containing sensor histidine kinase has product MRRPAPVTIATVCVAALLVWYVIYTQGVVRELRREASRVGLMYARVYDGLNDPNPDAANTTLLDLARHIRESGVPLILTDSRGNPTDTANLPMTAPLNSPQLKEYVKTLDLQNRPIVEGDVGTVHYGNTPLVRGLRIIPLLQSLLIGMFLLAGAYAIRTRGRADREQIWAGMARESAHQLGTPLSSMSGWIELLREAGGDEMTLSALDHMDADLERLKRVANRFERIGRPPKKEKVDIGELVDRVAAYFRARVPTLAQRVTVNSTRGDEPLVVHGDPVLLEWAIESLAKNAIDALAGRDGRVDMSATALPEGRVRVRVSDTGPGVPRELGRRIFEPGFSTKDHGWGIGLPLARRIIRDNHGGELLLTPSERGATFDIILS; this is encoded by the coding sequence GTGCGCCGGCCGGCTCCGGTCACAATCGCCACAGTCTGCGTTGCCGCGCTGCTTGTCTGGTACGTCATCTACACGCAGGGGGTTGTTCGCGAGCTGCGTCGTGAAGCGTCACGGGTCGGATTGATGTACGCGCGCGTGTACGACGGTCTGAACGATCCCAACCCCGATGCTGCCAACACCACGCTGCTCGATCTCGCGAGGCACATTCGTGAGTCAGGTGTCCCACTGATACTCACCGACAGTCGCGGGAATCCCACCGATACGGCGAATCTCCCGATGACAGCGCCCCTAAATTCGCCTCAGCTGAAGGAGTACGTCAAAACGCTCGACCTGCAAAACCGACCCATCGTCGAAGGCGATGTTGGGACGGTTCATTACGGGAACACCCCGCTGGTTCGCGGCCTTCGAATCATCCCCCTCCTCCAGTCTCTGCTCATCGGCATGTTCCTGCTTGCAGGAGCGTACGCGATTCGCACGCGCGGCCGGGCTGACCGCGAGCAGATCTGGGCGGGAATGGCGCGCGAGTCCGCGCATCAGCTCGGTACCCCGCTCTCGAGCATGAGCGGGTGGATCGAGCTCCTTCGTGAAGCCGGTGGCGACGAAATGACACTGAGCGCCCTCGACCACATGGATGCCGACCTCGAGCGCCTGAAGCGCGTTGCGAATCGCTTCGAGCGCATCGGACGCCCGCCGAAAAAAGAGAAGGTCGATATCGGTGAGCTGGTGGACCGGGTCGCAGCGTACTTCCGCGCCCGCGTGCCAACGCTGGCGCAGCGCGTGACGGTGAACTCGACGCGCGGGGACGAACCGCTTGTCGTCCATGGCGATCCCGTACTTCTGGAATGGGCGATCGAATCCCTCGCGAAGAACGCAATCGATGCGCTTGCCGGCCGCGATGGGCGGGTGGACATGTCGGCAACGGCGCTGCCCGAGGGCCGCGTGCGCGTGCGAGTGTCCGACACCGGCCCCGGCGTCCCGCGAGAGCTTGGACGGCGCATCTTCGAGCCGGGCTTCAGCACGAAAGACCACGGCTGGGGCATCGGCTTGCCCCTCGCGCGGCGCATCATTCGCGACAACCATGGCGGCGAGCTGCTGCTCACCCCCTCCGAACGCGGAGCGACGTTCGACATTATCTTGAGTTGA
- a CDS encoding UvrD-helicase domain-containing protein, whose protein sequence is MNRVSDTAAPESVAGDAEPLARLNPAQREAVLHHEGPLLVIAGAGSGKTRVLTTRIARLIRHHGVDPIRILAVTFTNKAAGEMRERIARLLSEPGEGTAAPSPSPDDIRKMWCGTFHAIGARMLRTNAARVGRTSNFTIYDEDDTLGLIRRVMERVGVSPKQWTPKSISSLVSDAKNALVTPAEYQATAFDPLSRAAAAVYNELEGALRSANAVTFDDLLVLPVQVLRENPEVLEYYRDRFKFILVDEYQDTNRAQFQFIKLLGSSHGNVAVVGDDDQSIYGWRGADIRNILDFEKEFASAKVVRLEENYRSTPGILEVANAAISANVARRGKTLRATRPGGDAVTLVAALDERDEADFVADEIHTRQSTEQRELRDFAILYRTNSQSRALEDSLRKNAIPYRLVGAVRFYDRREIRDLMSYLKLIANPADDEAFRRSVAIPKRKLGETTIEAVATAARKAKLPMLDVASKPELLPNVRSAARAALQEFAALIGRLRERAQDTSVDDLLRELVEGIRYADYLQADAPESARDRLENVAALIDGAAETVVDEGGLVGLTPLDHFLQRAMLVAGIDTLDADADGVTLMTLHNAKGLEFPIVFITGLEDGLFPLSQSFDQPPMLEEERRLFYVGITRAERKLYFSYAESRRRNGEFMPSIMSRFLREIPEGMLEGRKTIKLRSAGRTYSRDRFADGPAYQSTSAWRANTARSMHQVPAWRGGAVPVEADVSQDEPLYRPGERIKHRLFGGGAIVEVSGRGRDVKAVIDFDDEGVGRKTIKLAYTTLERGNE, encoded by the coding sequence ATGAACAGAGTGAGCGACACCGCCGCGCCCGAGTCGGTCGCCGGCGATGCCGAGCCCCTCGCCCGGCTCAACCCCGCACAGCGCGAAGCAGTTCTCCATCACGAAGGCCCACTACTGGTGATCGCCGGCGCCGGGTCGGGGAAGACGCGCGTCCTCACGACGCGGATTGCGCGCCTCATTCGCCACCACGGTGTTGATCCGATACGCATCCTGGCCGTCACGTTCACCAACAAGGCAGCCGGTGAGATGCGCGAGCGAATTGCGCGGCTTCTGTCCGAACCGGGCGAGGGGACCGCTGCGCCGTCTCCGTCCCCGGACGACATCCGCAAGATGTGGTGCGGCACATTCCACGCGATTGGCGCGAGAATGCTTCGCACAAACGCGGCTCGCGTTGGCCGCACGTCGAACTTCACGATCTACGATGAAGACGATACACTCGGTCTCATCAGAAGAGTGATGGAGCGAGTCGGAGTCTCGCCGAAGCAGTGGACGCCGAAATCCATTTCATCGCTGGTCTCCGACGCCAAGAACGCTCTCGTCACGCCTGCCGAGTATCAGGCGACTGCGTTCGATCCGTTGTCGCGTGCGGCGGCTGCGGTTTACAACGAGCTCGAGGGCGCACTCCGCTCGGCGAATGCGGTGACTTTCGATGACCTGCTCGTTCTTCCGGTCCAGGTCCTCCGCGAGAACCCCGAGGTGCTGGAGTATTACCGCGATCGCTTCAAGTTCATCCTCGTGGACGAGTACCAGGATACCAATCGTGCGCAGTTTCAGTTCATCAAGCTTCTTGGCAGCAGCCATGGCAACGTCGCCGTAGTCGGTGACGACGATCAATCCATCTATGGATGGCGTGGCGCGGACATCCGTAACATCCTCGATTTCGAGAAGGAGTTTGCGTCGGCGAAAGTCGTTCGGCTGGAGGAGAACTACCGTTCTACTCCGGGAATTCTCGAGGTCGCCAACGCCGCGATCAGCGCCAACGTTGCGCGGCGCGGCAAGACGCTCAGGGCAACGCGCCCTGGCGGCGATGCCGTCACTCTCGTTGCCGCACTCGACGAGCGGGATGAAGCCGATTTCGTCGCCGACGAGATTCACACGCGGCAGTCAACGGAGCAAAGGGAGCTTCGCGATTTCGCGATTCTGTACCGGACGAACTCGCAGAGCCGCGCGCTGGAGGATTCACTCCGCAAGAATGCGATTCCGTATCGTCTTGTCGGTGCGGTGAGATTCTACGATCGCCGGGAGATTCGCGATCTCATGAGCTACCTCAAGCTGATCGCCAATCCAGCCGACGACGAGGCGTTTCGCCGCTCTGTTGCGATCCCCAAACGAAAGCTGGGGGAGACGACCATCGAGGCCGTTGCAACCGCGGCTCGCAAGGCGAAGCTCCCGATGCTCGACGTGGCGTCGAAGCCGGAGCTATTGCCGAATGTTCGCTCCGCTGCGCGCGCAGCGCTTCAGGAATTCGCCGCTCTCATTGGCCGACTTCGCGAGCGCGCGCAGGACACCAGCGTGGACGATCTGCTCCGCGAGCTCGTTGAAGGAATCAGATATGCCGACTATCTCCAGGCCGATGCGCCGGAAAGTGCCCGCGACCGCCTCGAAAATGTCGCCGCCCTCATCGATGGCGCTGCGGAGACGGTGGTGGACGAGGGAGGATTGGTGGGGCTCACGCCGCTCGATCATTTCCTTCAGCGCGCGATGCTCGTTGCAGGTATCGATACGCTCGATGCGGACGCCGACGGAGTGACCCTCATGACGCTTCACAACGCGAAAGGACTCGAGTTTCCGATCGTCTTCATCACGGGACTCGAGGACGGCCTGTTTCCGCTGTCGCAGTCATTCGACCAGCCGCCCATGCTCGAGGAAGAGCGACGACTGTTCTACGTTGGCATCACTCGGGCGGAGCGGAAGCTCTACTTCTCGTACGCCGAGAGCCGCCGGCGAAACGGTGAATTCATGCCGTCGATCATGTCACGCTTTCTTCGCGAGATTCCGGAAGGCATGCTCGAGGGGCGCAAGACCATCAAGCTCCGCTCGGCGGGGCGCACCTATTCACGCGATCGGTTCGCTGACGGACCTGCATACCAGAGCACGAGTGCATGGCGCGCGAACACCGCGCGGAGCATGCATCAGGTGCCGGCGTGGCGCGGCGGGGCCGTGCCGGTGGAAGCTGACGTCTCACAGGACGAGCCGCTGTACAGGCCCGGCGAAAGAATCAAGCACCGGCTCTTCGGCGGCGGCGCGATCGTGGAGGTAAGCGGCCGCGGGAGAGACGTGAAAGCCGTCATCGATTTCGATGATGAAGGCGTCGGGCGGAAGACGATCAAGCTGGCGTATACCACCCTGGAGCGGGGCAACGAGTAG